From a region of the Ardenticatena maritima genome:
- a CDS encoding molybdopterin-dependent oxidoreductase, which produces MKRQHHSEPVVRATMEGLTNYPPTDRWDEWVEYDPRAWPERHTRRYMLIPTVCFNCESGCGLLAYVDKETLEVRKFEGNPVHPGSRGRNCAKGPATHNQVYDPERILYPLKRVGKRGEGKWVRVTWDEVLDDLAERIRTAMLEDRHNEIMYHVGRPGHEGLMEWVLFAWGLDGHNSHTNVCSSGARAGLAFWMGFDRPSPDHANARVILLISSHLETGHYFNPHAQRIMEAKMKGAKLVVFDTRLSNTASLADEWLSPWPGTEAAILLAIANYLIQTGQYNRDYVRTWVNWEEYLKHEHPDAPRTFETFEQKLKEIYAEYTFEYAARESGIEAECIRRVAEIVADCGGRLATHIWRSASAANLGGWQVARCLWFLNVLTGSVGVEGGTSANAWDKWVPRPHKLAPHPNRWNELTWPKEYPLSFYEMSILLPHFLKEGRGKLDVYFTRVYNPIWTNPDGMSWLEVLTDEEKIGLHVCLTPTWSETAWFADYVLPMGHASERHDIVSLETHGGQWIAFRQPVRRVAMEKMGQQVEYTYEANPGEVWEETEFWIELSWRIDPDGALGIRQYFESPYRPGEKITVEEYFRWMFENTVPGLPEAAAKEGLTPMEYMRKYGAFEIRKGVDAPPYREVDPALLADATVDEETGIVYSRAEAPKPLHMTPHPAFPGDERGKPVGIKIGDKVLRGFDTPSRKLEFYSRTLAEWGWPEYAIPTYIKSHVAPEVVSREQNEFVLLSTFRLPTLIHTRSGNAKWLYEISHKNPVWIHPQDAERLGVETNDLVRITTEIGYFVAKCWVTEGIRPGVVACSHHLGRWRIHETGMERWSSALVELTQPAGGQWQMRQKEGVRPFKSSDPDSERIWWSDVGVNQNLTFSVHPDPISGMHCWHQKVRIEKAHPGDRYGDIFVDTKRAHEVYRQWLAMTRPADQVSPDGTRRPYWLLRPFRPTLEVYKLPEDEA; this is translated from the coding sequence ATGAAGCGACAACATCATTCTGAACCCGTTGTGCGTGCGACGATGGAAGGACTGACAAACTACCCGCCCACCGACCGCTGGGATGAGTGGGTGGAATACGACCCACGCGCCTGGCCTGAGCGCCACACGCGCCGCTACATGCTCATCCCGACGGTCTGTTTCAACTGTGAGAGTGGGTGCGGTTTGCTTGCCTATGTAGACAAAGAGACGCTGGAAGTGCGCAAATTCGAGGGCAACCCGGTGCATCCGGGGAGCCGTGGGCGCAATTGCGCCAAAGGACCCGCGACACACAACCAGGTGTACGACCCCGAACGCATCCTCTACCCACTGAAGCGCGTCGGCAAGCGGGGTGAAGGCAAGTGGGTGCGTGTGACGTGGGATGAAGTGCTGGACGACCTCGCCGAGCGTATCCGTACCGCTATGCTCGAAGATCGCCACAACGAAATCATGTATCACGTGGGGCGACCTGGACATGAGGGCTTGATGGAGTGGGTGCTCTTCGCCTGGGGGCTGGATGGGCACAACAGCCATACCAACGTCTGCTCGTCGGGCGCGCGCGCCGGGCTTGCCTTCTGGATGGGGTTCGACCGCCCCTCGCCTGACCATGCGAATGCGCGTGTCATTTTGCTCATCAGTTCGCATCTGGAAACGGGGCACTACTTCAACCCTCACGCGCAGCGTATCATGGAAGCCAAGATGAAGGGCGCGAAGCTGGTTGTGTTCGATACGCGCCTCTCGAACACAGCTAGCCTGGCTGATGAATGGCTCTCGCCCTGGCCCGGCACCGAAGCCGCCATTCTGCTGGCAATTGCCAACTATCTGATCCAGACCGGGCAGTACAACCGTGATTACGTGCGCACCTGGGTCAACTGGGAAGAGTACCTCAAGCACGAGCACCCCGACGCGCCGCGCACGTTTGAAACCTTCGAGCAGAAATTGAAGGAAATCTACGCCGAATACACCTTTGAGTATGCCGCCCGCGAGAGTGGTATCGAAGCCGAGTGCATTCGCCGCGTGGCTGAAATCGTGGCGGATTGCGGCGGTCGTCTGGCAACGCATATCTGGCGCAGTGCCTCGGCGGCTAACCTGGGCGGGTGGCAAGTGGCGCGTTGCCTCTGGTTCTTGAATGTGTTGACCGGTTCGGTGGGCGTCGAAGGGGGGACGTCGGCGAACGCGTGGGACAAGTGGGTGCCGCGCCCGCATAAACTTGCGCCACACCCCAACCGCTGGAACGAACTCACCTGGCCGAAGGAGTACCCGCTTTCGTTCTACGAGATGAGCATCCTTTTGCCGCACTTCCTGAAAGAAGGGCGCGGCAAACTCGATGTCTACTTCACACGTGTGTACAACCCCATCTGGACCAACCCGGACGGCATGTCGTGGCTGGAAGTGCTTACCGACGAAGAAAAAATCGGCCTGCACGTCTGCTTGACGCCCACATGGAGCGAAACCGCCTGGTTTGCTGATTACGTCTTGCCGATGGGGCATGCGTCAGAGCGGCATGACATTGTCAGCCTTGAAACCCACGGTGGGCAGTGGATTGCCTTCCGCCAACCGGTGCGCCGTGTTGCGATGGAAAAGATGGGGCAACAAGTCGAATACACCTACGAAGCCAACCCCGGCGAGGTCTGGGAGGAAACCGAGTTCTGGATTGAGTTGTCGTGGCGCATTGATCCCGATGGCGCGCTTGGGATTCGCCAATACTTTGAATCGCCCTATCGTCCCGGTGAGAAAATCACGGTTGAAGAGTATTTCCGCTGGATGTTCGAGAATACGGTTCCCGGCTTGCCCGAAGCCGCCGCCAAAGAGGGACTGACGCCGATGGAGTACATGCGCAAGTATGGCGCATTTGAAATTCGCAAAGGTGTGGACGCACCGCCCTACCGTGAAGTTGACCCGGCGTTGCTGGCTGACGCGACGGTGGACGAAGAAACGGGTATCGTGTATAGTCGCGCCGAAGCGCCTAAGCCGCTGCACATGACGCCGCATCCGGCTTTCCCTGGTGATGAGCGCGGCAAGCCCGTAGGTATCAAGATTGGCGACAAGGTTTTGCGTGGGTTTGATACGCCTTCGCGCAAGCTGGAATTTTATTCGCGCACGTTGGCTGAGTGGGGCTGGCCTGAGTACGCTATTCCTACCTACATCAAGAGCCATGTTGCGCCCGAAGTGGTCAGTCGCGAGCAAAATGAGTTTGTCTTGCTTTCCACGTTCCGCTTGCCTACGCTCATTCACACACGCTCTGGTAATGCGAAGTGGCTCTACGAAATCAGCCACAAGAACCCTGTTTGGATTCACCCCCAAGACGCCGAGCGGCTGGGTGTGGAGACGAACGACCTGGTGCGTATCACCACCGAAATCGGCTATTTTGTCGCCAAATGCTGGGTCACGGAGGGGATTCGTCCCGGGGTGGTTGCTTGTTCGCACCACTTGGGGCGCTGGCGCATTCATGAAACGGGGATGGAACGCTGGTCGTCTGCACTGGTTGAACTGACGCAGCCTGCTGGGGGACAATGGCAAATGCGCCAGAAAGAGGGCGTGCGCCCCTTCAAGAGTAGCGATCCTGATTCGGAGCGCATCTGGTGGAGTGATGTGGGAGTCAATCAGAACCTGACGTTTTCGGTTCACCCGGACCCGATTAGTGGTATGCACTGCTGGCATCAGAAGGTGCGTATTGAAAAAGCGCATCCGGGCGACCGCTACGGTGATATTTTCGTGGATACGAAACGCGCCCATGAGGTGTACCGTCAATGGCTGGCGATGACGCGCCCCGCCGACCAGGTATCGCCCGATGGGACGCGCCGTCCGTACTGGCTGTTGCGGCCTTTCCGCCCGACGCTCGAAGTATACAAACTGCCCGAAGATGAGGCCTAA
- a CDS encoding 4Fe-4S dicluster domain-containing protein: MNYAFLIDQRKCIGCHACSTACKSENEVPLGVYRTWVKYVEKGAFPDVRRYFQVTRCNHCANPPCVRICPVEAMYQRDDGIVEFDPRVCIGCKACLQACPYDAIYIDPESGTAAKCHFCAHRIEIGLEPACVIVCPEQAIIAGDLDNPNSEISQMLRRYPVSVRKPEQGTAPKLFYIDADEVTLTPTASHIPGSFMWAEVVSDQARAIDATDDPHFAPQPVHTHTPSGFTVRTPAEQGIGAGGPIVIGGRQAEHMVQTAYNAQHKIPWHWQVPAYLVTKGIGSGVFMLLALLFGLGAVDFHRPIALLGGFTSLVFIGLTTLLLILDLERPERFYTILTRPQWKSWLTRGAFILVGFTLVVGVWFVLEGSAALGMGTDRAAVALRPLFLWGGFVLAVLTAIYTAFLFGQAEGRDLWQSTLLPVHLVVQALMVGSGTLLLLGLFVTLPAAMQSALAWTFVLALAADLFVTLFGEFGMPHASEVAARAAHEIRAGAYRRHFWLGAIGLGHGVALLLAVGAMLLGSPSLPLMALAALAAIAGLYAFEHVFVMAPQQIPNS, encoded by the coding sequence ATGAACTACGCCTTTTTGATTGACCAGCGAAAGTGCATTGGGTGCCATGCGTGTAGTACCGCCTGCAAGTCTGAAAACGAGGTGCCGCTGGGCGTGTACCGCACGTGGGTGAAGTACGTTGAAAAAGGCGCGTTCCCCGACGTGCGCCGCTATTTTCAAGTGACCCGCTGCAACCACTGCGCCAATCCCCCCTGTGTGCGTATCTGTCCTGTGGAAGCCATGTATCAGCGCGATGACGGCATCGTTGAATTCGACCCGCGCGTTTGCATTGGGTGCAAAGCCTGTCTGCAAGCCTGTCCCTACGACGCCATCTACATTGACCCTGAAAGCGGTACCGCCGCCAAATGCCACTTCTGCGCGCATCGCATCGAAATCGGACTCGAACCGGCGTGTGTGATTGTGTGCCCTGAGCAAGCCATCATCGCCGGCGACCTGGACAACCCCAACAGTGAAATCAGCCAGATGTTGCGCCGCTATCCGGTGAGTGTGCGCAAGCCGGAACAGGGCACAGCGCCCAAACTTTTCTACATTGATGCTGATGAGGTGACGCTGACGCCTACGGCTTCGCACATTCCGGGTTCGTTCATGTGGGCTGAGGTGGTCAGCGACCAGGCGCGCGCTATTGACGCCACCGACGACCCGCACTTCGCGCCGCAGCCTGTGCATACGCATACCCCCAGCGGCTTCACGGTGCGCACCCCCGCCGAACAGGGTATCGGGGCGGGCGGTCCGATTGTGATTGGTGGGCGGCAGGCTGAACACATGGTGCAAACCGCTTACAACGCGCAACACAAAATCCCCTGGCACTGGCAAGTGCCCGCGTATCTGGTCACCAAGGGGATTGGGAGCGGTGTTTTCATGCTGTTGGCGCTCCTTTTTGGACTGGGCGCGGTTGACTTTCACCGCCCCATCGCCTTGCTGGGTGGGTTTACCTCGCTGGTCTTCATCGGGCTGACCACCTTGTTGCTCATTCTTGACCTCGAACGCCCTGAACGCTTCTACACCATTCTGACGCGCCCGCAATGGAAATCGTGGCTGACGCGCGGCGCGTTCATTCTCGTGGGCTTCACGCTCGTGGTGGGCGTCTGGTTTGTGTTGGAAGGAAGCGCCGCGCTGGGCATGGGCACCGACCGCGCGGCGGTGGCGCTGCGTCCGCTCTTCCTCTGGGGTGGCTTTGTGCTGGCGGTGCTCACGGCTATCTACACCGCCTTCCTCTTTGGGCAAGCCGAAGGGCGCGACTTGTGGCAAAGTACGCTTTTGCCGGTGCATCTCGTGGTGCAGGCGCTGATGGTTGGTAGCGGCACGCTGCTGCTACTTGGACTGTTCGTCACGCTTCCCGCCGCCATGCAGAGCGCGCTGGCGTGGACGTTTGTCCTTGCATTGGCCGCTGACCTCTTTGTCACGCTCTTTGGCGAGTTCGGTATGCCGCACGCTTCGGAAGTTGCCGCACGTGCTGCGCATGAGATTCGCGCGGGGGCGTATCGTCGCCACTTCTGGCTGGGGGCGATTGGATTGGGGCATGGCGTGGCGCTGCTGCTCGCCGTCGGCGCGATGCTGCTCGGTAGTCCCTCGTTGCCCTTGATGGCGCTCGCCGCACTCGCCGCTATTGCCGGCTTGTACGCCTTCGAGCATGTCTTTGTGATGGCACCGCAACAGATTCCAAACAGTTAG
- a CDS encoding SDR family NAD(P)-dependent oxidoreductase — MTRLLEQQVAIITGSGRGIGAAAARLFAQHGARVVVNDLEAEPAEQVVADIRAAGGEAIAVPGDVTAPDFPERIVRAAVETFGKLNILVNNAGYTWDGVIHKMSDEQWQAMLDVHATAPFRLIRAAAPFMRDAAKRELAEGRMPEPRCIINVSSTSGLHGNAGQANYATAKMGIVGLTKTVAKEWGPFGIRCNAVAFGFIETRLTQSKEKGETIEVHGKHVPLGIPEHLRQMATMLIPLGRPGTPEEAAGGILLLASPFAAYITGHVLEVTGGYGI, encoded by the coding sequence ATGACACGTTTGCTCGAACAGCAGGTGGCTATCATTACCGGTTCCGGGCGCGGCATTGGCGCCGCCGCCGCGCGTTTGTTCGCTCAACATGGTGCGCGCGTTGTGGTCAACGACTTGGAAGCCGAACCCGCAGAGCAGGTTGTGGCGGATATTCGCGCCGCGGGGGGTGAGGCGATTGCAGTGCCGGGGGACGTAACCGCGCCGGATTTCCCCGAACGCATTGTTCGGGCGGCGGTGGAGACCTTCGGCAAACTCAACATTCTTGTCAACAACGCGGGCTACACATGGGACGGCGTGATTCACAAGATGAGCGATGAGCAGTGGCAAGCCATGCTGGACGTGCACGCGACTGCACCCTTTCGGCTCATTCGTGCCGCCGCCCCCTTCATGCGCGACGCCGCCAAGCGTGAACTTGCTGAAGGGCGCATGCCCGAACCGCGTTGCATCATCAACGTTTCGTCCACGTCGGGCTTGCATGGGAACGCCGGGCAAGCGAACTACGCTACCGCCAAAATGGGCATCGTTGGCTTGACGAAGACGGTTGCCAAAGAGTGGGGACCGTTTGGCATCCGCTGCAATGCTGTGGCGTTCGGCTTCATTGAAACTCGTCTCACACAGAGCAAGGAAAAAGGTGAGACTATCGAAGTGCACGGCAAGCATGTGCCGCTGGGCATTCCCGAACACCTGCGCCAGATGGCGACCATGCTCATCCCGCTGGGGCGTCCCGGCACCCCCGAAGAAGCCGCCGGGGGCATCTTGTTGCTGGCGTCTCCCTTTGCGGCGTACATTACCGGGCACGTGTTGGAAGTGACCGGCGGTTACGGCATTTGA
- a CDS encoding acetyl-CoA acetyltransferase produces MSGRTSDALRDKVAIIGMGCTRFGVLQDKSFAEQGLEAVNEALADAGIEKERIEAAWLGTFEPNIGGSFPGYAGDFVADILGMPGLPVTRVTNYCATGMDALRNAAFAVAAGMYDVVLVLGNEKMRDVASRDSLIRQVVTTGHPIVQKGLTAPGLFALMARRHMETFGTTREDLALVAVKNHYNGNRHPKAMFHKEITVDDVLNAPMISEPLGLYDCTPTSDGAAAAILCRADLAPQLTDEYILIEAIEMATVTGHRYGRRSESLIGFEATQIAAQRAYAVAGIDDPLAAIDVAEVHDCFTITEILNYEDLGFVPKGEGAHFIREGRSSLEGDLPVNPSGGLKCFGHPIGASGVRMTYVIYEQLLGRAGATQVPTERNGRGLVHNLGGPGSVCVVGLYHRP; encoded by the coding sequence ATGAGCGGACGAACGAGCGACGCCCTGCGCGACAAAGTGGCGATTATCGGCATGGGGTGCACACGTTTTGGCGTGTTGCAAGACAAAAGTTTTGCCGAGCAAGGATTGGAAGCGGTCAACGAAGCCCTGGCGGACGCCGGCATCGAAAAGGAGCGCATCGAAGCCGCCTGGCTGGGCACTTTCGAGCCCAACATCGGCGGCAGTTTTCCGGGCTACGCGGGTGATTTTGTCGCCGATATTCTGGGCATGCCCGGTCTGCCCGTCACCCGCGTGACGAACTACTGCGCCACGGGTATGGACGCTCTGCGCAACGCAGCGTTTGCCGTTGCCGCCGGCATGTACGACGTGGTGCTGGTGCTCGGCAACGAAAAAATGCGCGACGTCGCCTCGCGCGACAGCCTCATTCGCCAGGTGGTCACGACTGGGCATCCCATCGTGCAGAAGGGGTTGACCGCGCCGGGGTTGTTTGCGCTCATGGCGCGCCGCCACATGGAAACCTTTGGCACGACGCGCGAAGATTTGGCGCTGGTCGCCGTCAAGAATCACTACAACGGCAACCGCCACCCCAAAGCCATGTTCCACAAGGAAATTACCGTGGATGACGTGCTCAACGCGCCGATGATTAGCGAGCCGCTGGGGCTGTATGACTGCACGCCCACCAGCGACGGCGCCGCCGCCGCCATCCTTTGCCGCGCCGACCTCGCACCGCAGTTGACCGACGAATATATTCTCATCGAGGCGATTGAAATGGCGACCGTCACCGGGCATCGCTACGGTCGGCGCAGTGAGTCGCTCATCGGCTTCGAGGCAACGCAGATTGCCGCGCAACGCGCTTACGCGGTGGCGGGCATTGACGACCCGCTGGCGGCGATTGATGTGGCGGAAGTCCATGATTGCTTCACCATCACGGAGATTTTGAACTACGAGGATTTGGGGTTCGTGCCCAAAGGAGAGGGGGCGCATTTCATCCGCGAAGGGCGTTCATCGCTCGAAGGTGATTTGCCCGTCAATCCGAGTGGTGGGCTGAAATGCTTCGGGCATCCCATTGGCGCCAGTGGTGTGCGCATGACCTACGTGATTTACGAGCAACTGCTGGGGCGCGCCGGCGCAACACAAGTGCCGACCGAGCGCAACGGGCGCGGCCTGGTGCACAACCTGGGTGGTCCGGGCTCGGTTTGCGTTGTGGGGTTGTATCACCGTCCATAA
- a CDS encoding zinc ribbon domain-containing protein, with product MLGIVAVNGYIPYYRLPRTAVGDAWRLEQARDLLIGERAVAAFDEDTITLAVEAALHTLEDRPTDQIGALFFASTTPVFLEKSNAAVVAAACDIPATTTFDLTGTLRSGTSALALAFDAVLVERTPQALVVAADMRPAEPGTLADAINGDGAAALLVGEGDNVIAELIAEAHLSAPVLDTWRRTQDRYLQSDDEAFALQTGYMRYMNEVGERLLANANITPDQLAGVALYAPDGRALMRLAKRSPFGVALARMGMASPAAVLLMQAGNLGAAFAIAQLALLLENAHPGDFIALVGYGDGADAYLFRVTDAVEAWRPRRTLRHWLARKGEITYTLAHAFRENWRDKPLWPPTAEPWTSLPLLHREQAELLRFYAQRCTTCGAVWWPHRPNCYDCGAQTGFEMVRLSRRGTVASFVAEWAVPTPLPPLGMVTVDTPEGARITTQSTDGDPRAFALGDDVEFALRVFHTAKNVPHYSWKVRKA from the coding sequence ATGCTTGGCATCGTTGCCGTCAATGGGTACATCCCGTACTATCGGCTCCCGCGCACCGCTGTGGGCGACGCCTGGCGGCTTGAACAGGCGCGCGACCTGCTCATCGGCGAGCGCGCCGTCGCCGCCTTCGATGAAGACACCATCACCCTGGCGGTTGAAGCCGCCCTGCACACCCTGGAAGACCGCCCCACCGACCAGATTGGGGCGCTTTTCTTCGCTTCAACCACGCCCGTTTTTCTGGAAAAAAGCAACGCCGCCGTGGTCGCCGCCGCGTGCGACATTCCCGCCACAACCACGTTCGATCTCACCGGCACGCTCCGCAGCGGCACCTCGGCGCTTGCACTCGCATTCGATGCTGTACTGGTGGAGCGCACACCGCAGGCGCTGGTTGTCGCCGCCGACATGCGCCCGGCCGAACCCGGCACACTCGCCGACGCCATCAACGGCGACGGCGCGGCTGCTCTGCTGGTGGGTGAGGGCGACAACGTCATCGCCGAACTGATTGCCGAAGCCCACCTGAGCGCCCCCGTGCTGGACACGTGGCGGCGCACACAAGACCGCTACCTGCAAAGCGACGATGAAGCGTTCGCCCTGCAAACCGGCTACATGCGGTACATGAACGAAGTGGGCGAACGCTTGCTGGCAAACGCCAACATCACCCCCGACCAACTAGCCGGCGTGGCGCTCTACGCGCCGGACGGGCGCGCGCTCATGCGGCTCGCCAAGCGTTCGCCCTTTGGGGTGGCATTGGCGCGCATGGGCATGGCGTCGCCTGCGGCGGTCCTGCTCATGCAAGCGGGCAATCTGGGCGCGGCGTTCGCCATCGCTCAACTGGCGCTCTTGCTGGAAAACGCCCACCCCGGCGACTTCATCGCGCTGGTGGGCTACGGCGACGGCGCAGACGCCTACCTCTTCCGCGTGACGGACGCCGTCGAGGCGTGGCGTCCACGCCGCACTCTGCGCCACTGGCTGGCACGCAAGGGCGAAATCACCTACACACTGGCGCACGCCTTCCGCGAAAATTGGCGCGACAAGCCCCTCTGGCCGCCCACTGCCGAACCGTGGACATCGCTCCCGCTGTTGCACCGCGAACAAGCCGAATTGCTGCGCTTCTACGCCCAACGTTGCACAACATGCGGCGCGGTCTGGTGGCCGCATCGCCCCAACTGCTACGACTGCGGCGCGCAAACAGGCTTTGAAATGGTGCGGCTCTCGCGGCGCGGCACGGTTGCCAGTTTCGTGGCGGAATGGGCGGTTCCCACCCCGCTGCCGCCGCTGGGCATGGTCACTGTGGATACGCCCGAAGGCGCGCGCATCACCACCCAATCCACCGACGGCGACCCGCGCGCGTTCGCCCTGGGCGACGACGTCGAGTTTGCTTTGCGGGTTTTCCACACCGCCAAGAATGTGCCACACTATTCCTGGAAAGTGCGCAAAGCGTGA
- a CDS encoding ferredoxin reductase domain-containing protein yields the protein MKNTSALPPTFCLPAALRPAGPFGQLPRPVRIRDVQTENYRIRTFILDTALPHAQPGQFVMVWLPGHEEAPFSLAYHHPLTLTIAAVGPFTHALHRLQPGDTLWVRGPYGRGFTLENGARPLLVGGGYGVAPLAFLAETLLAQGQQPHAFIGARTAYDVIGVARFEALGVPVTITTEDGSRGRRGLVTEAVAETLAAGEGDAIYGVGPHGMLHALAALAQAEHVPAQLSWEAYMGCAIGLCGMCEHDGTLLCVEGPVRRIPPA from the coding sequence ATGAAGAACACATCAGCACTCCCACCGACATTCTGCCTTCCGGCGGCGCTGCGTCCCGCCGGTCCATTTGGGCAACTTCCTCGCCCAGTACGCATTCGCGACGTTCAGACCGAAAACTACCGCATTCGCACCTTCATCCTTGACACAGCATTGCCCCACGCTCAGCCGGGGCAATTCGTCATGGTCTGGTTGCCGGGGCATGAAGAAGCCCCTTTCAGCCTTGCCTACCATCACCCGCTCACGCTCACCATCGCCGCCGTGGGACCCTTCACCCACGCCCTGCACCGCCTGCAACCAGGCGACACCCTTTGGGTGCGGGGTCCCTACGGGCGCGGCTTCACGCTCGAAAACGGCGCGCGCCCGCTCCTGGTGGGGGGCGGCTATGGCGTTGCGCCGCTGGCGTTTCTGGCGGAAACCCTGCTTGCGCAGGGGCAACAGCCGCACGCTTTCATCGGCGCACGCACCGCGTACGACGTGATCGGCGTGGCGCGGTTCGAGGCGCTTGGCGTCCCCGTCACCATCACCACCGAAGACGGTTCGCGTGGGCGGCGCGGGCTGGTGACCGAAGCGGTCGCCGAAACGCTTGCCGCCGGCGAAGGCGACGCCATCTACGGCGTGGGTCCTCACGGCATGCTGCATGCGCTGGCGGCGCTGGCGCAGGCGGAGCATGTGCCCGCCCAACTCTCATGGGAAGCCTACATGGGCTGTGCCATTGGCTTGTGCGGCATGTGTGAACACGACGGCACACTGCTCTGCGTTGAAGGACCTGTGCGCCGCATTCCCCCCGCCTGA
- a CDS encoding ATP-grasp domain-containing protein translates to MNQPTLLVLASYFKGEAFLEAAKEAGAYVIFITNEKLANKPWPHHAIDEFHLMPDIHKQPDITYAVAYLMRHHQIERIVPLDDFDVELAADLREHFRLNGLGCSQARYFRDKLAERILAREHGFFVPRFTPVFNDAAVQAFIEEVPPPWMLKPRSSAAAIGIRKIESPEQLWFALEDLGDERSFFLLEEFLHGDVHHVDALTADGNILFAKASRYGRPPFEVAHFGGVSTTTTLPDDHPDAQALLEWNRRWIAATQLRNGVTHTEFLKRRDDGNFYFIETAARVGGAHIVELLEAATNFNPWREWARLEVALARGEPYTLPALRNDHAALVICLARQQHPDLSAYNAPEVVWRAKEEYHAGVILASSDYERICRLRDEYADGFARDFLAVAPPPEKPTA, encoded by the coding sequence ATGAACCAGCCCACACTGCTTGTACTCGCCAGTTATTTCAAGGGTGAAGCGTTTCTCGAAGCCGCCAAAGAAGCGGGCGCATACGTCATTTTCATCACCAACGAAAAATTGGCGAACAAACCCTGGCCCCACCATGCCATTGACGAATTCCACCTTATGCCCGACATCCACAAACAGCCCGACATCACCTACGCCGTCGCCTATCTCATGCGCCATCACCAGATTGAGCGCATCGTGCCGCTGGACGATTTCGACGTGGAACTCGCCGCCGACCTGCGCGAACACTTCCGGCTCAACGGGTTGGGGTGCAGTCAGGCGCGCTACTTCCGCGATAAACTCGCTGAGCGTATCCTCGCCCGCGAGCATGGTTTCTTTGTGCCGCGCTTCACGCCCGTTTTCAACGACGCTGCCGTGCAAGCCTTCATTGAAGAAGTGCCGCCCCCCTGGATGCTGAAACCCCGCTCATCGGCGGCGGCAATTGGCATTCGCAAAATTGAGTCGCCCGAACAGTTGTGGTTCGCGCTGGAAGATTTGGGCGACGAGCGGTCGTTCTTCCTGCTGGAAGAATTTCTGCATGGCGACGTGCACCACGTGGACGCCCTCACCGCCGACGGCAACATCCTGTTTGCCAAAGCCAGCCGCTACGGACGCCCCCCCTTCGAGGTGGCGCATTTTGGCGGGGTCTCCACCACCACCACCCTGCCCGACGACCACCCGGACGCGCAAGCCCTGCTGGAATGGAACCGCCGCTGGATTGCCGCCACACAACTCCGCAACGGCGTCACGCATACGGAGTTTTTGAAGCGGCGCGACGATGGCAACTTCTACTTCATCGAAACCGCCGCACGAGTGGGCGGGGCGCACATCGTCGAACTGCTGGAAGCCGCCACCAACTTCAACCCCTGGCGTGAGTGGGCGCGGCTGGAAGTGGCGCTGGCGCGTGGCGAGCCGTACACACTCCCCGCGCTGCGCAACGACCACGCCGCCCTCGTCATCTGCCTGGCGCGCCAGCAACACCCCGACCTGAGCGCCTACAACGCCCCCGAAGTGGTGTGGCGCGCAAAGGAAGAATACCATGCGGGGGTTATCCTCGCCTCGTCCGATTATGAGCGCATCTGCCGCCTGCGTGACGAATACGCCGACGGCTTTGCGCGCGATTTTCTGGCGGTCGCTCCGCCGCCTGAAAAGCCAACCGCCTAA
- a CDS encoding thioredoxin family protein → MRLERFHEGDTWETFVEQMQQNQKRIRRLYEEARIPEDVRAAFAEAVQAHGGTLYLTALAEDFCPDVVATLPLVARLVEAVPGLEWRIFVRSEYSDLRAAYAAEGITRIPTITIWTADFRPLGHLVERTDAAHAFVQAWEAAHGYARLRESDDPADRERFERLRLQRMQALLDWHRREGWQETLAALLAIAQRPSPVVSEAPRHED, encoded by the coding sequence ATGAGACTGGAACGGTTCCACGAAGGCGATACGTGGGAGACCTTTGTCGAACAGATGCAGCAGAACCAGAAGCGCATTCGCCGCCTGTATGAGGAAGCGCGTATCCCTGAGGATGTGCGCGCCGCGTTCGCCGAGGCGGTGCAAGCGCACGGGGGCACACTCTACCTGACGGCGCTCGCCGAGGATTTCTGCCCTGATGTGGTGGCGACGTTGCCCCTGGTGGCGCGGCTGGTTGAAGCGGTGCCGGGGCTGGAATGGCGTATCTTCGTGCGCTCCGAGTATAGCGATTTGCGTGCAGCCTATGCCGCCGAGGGCATTACGCGCATTCCCACCATCACCATTTGGACGGCGGATTTCCGCCCGCTGGGGCATTTGGTGGAGCGCACCGATGCGGCGCACGCTTTTGTGCAGGCGTGGGAAGCGGCGCATGGATACGCCCGCCTGCGTGAAAGCGACGACCCCGCCGACCGGGAACGCTTTGAACGGTTGCGCTTGCAGCGCATGCAGGCGTTGCTCGATTGGCACCGTCGGGAAGGGTGGCAAGAGACGCTGGCGGCGTTGCTGGCGATTGCACAACGCCCGTCGCCGGTTGTTTCGGAGGCACCACGCCATGAAGATTAA